One genomic segment of Arachis duranensis cultivar V14167 chromosome 4, aradu.V14167.gnm2.J7QH, whole genome shotgun sequence includes these proteins:
- the LOC107485510 gene encoding 4-hydroxy-tetrahydrodipicolinate synthase, chloroplastic produces MTASENTLTLLNKHGKWKAGNCLCNYCHFFHFHQHLFHSHASNDVVLLNILMALLKTSTTLSFRATAFPLHGHTTNTRKLHWKPTQAALTSSFHLPMRSFEAKNRTSTDDVKRLRLITAIKTPYLPDGRFDLEAYDTLVNLQIENGVEGVIVGGTTGEGQLMSWDEHIMLIGHTVNCFGVKIKVIGNTGSNSTREAIHATEQGFAVGMHAALHINPYYGKTSLNGLISHFNTVLPMGPTIIYNVPSRTSQDIPPQVIQTLAQSASLAGVKECMGNDRIKQYTDNGIVVWSGNDDQCHDARWGYGATGVISVASNLVPGLMRELIIGGENPALNSKLMPLVEWLFCEPNPIGLNTALAQLGVARPVFRLPYVPLPLKKRMEFVNLVKGIGREHFIGDKDVQVLDDNDFILIGRH; encoded by the exons ATGACTGCGTCTGAGAACACACTAACTTTATTAAACAAACACGGAAAGTGGAAAGCAGGAAATTGTCTTTGCAACTACTGCCATTTCTTCCACTTTCATCAACATTTATTTCACTCACACGCttcaaacgacgtcgttttgctTAACATTCTCATGGCCCTCTTGAAGACCTCCACCACTCTCTCCTTCAGAGCAACCGCTTTTCCGCTCCATGGCCATACCACCAACACCAG GAAGTTGCATTGGAAGCCTACTCAAGCAGCTTTGACATCCAGTTTCCACCTTCCTATGCGTAGCTTTGAGGCTAAGAACAG GACTTCCACAGATGACGTAAAACGTCTGAGATTGATAACTGCCATTAAGACACCATACCTACCCGATGGTCGCTTTGATCTTGAAGCATATGATACCTTAGTAAATTTGCAGATTGAAAATGGAGTTGAAGGTGTCATTGTTGGTGGTACAACTGGAGAAGGCCAATTAATGAGCTGGGATGAACACATAATGCTTATTGGGCACACAGTCAACTGTTTCGGAGTGAAAATCAAGGTTATAGGAAACACCGGAAGCAACTCAACAAGGGAAGCAATCCATGCCACAGAGCAGGGTTTTGCTGTTGGGATGCACGCTGCCCTTCACATAAACCCTTACTACGGCAAAACTTCCTTGAATGGTTTGATTTCTCATTTCAATACCGTGCTTCCGATGGGCCCTACCATCATATACAATGTGCCTTCAAGGACCAGTCAAGACATTCCTCCACAGGTGATTCAAACCTTAGCACAGAGTGCGAGTTTAGCCGGTGTCAAGGAATGTATGGGAAATGACAGGATCAAACAATATACAGATAATGGCATTGTTGTGTGGAGCGGGAATGATGACCAATGCCATGATGCTAGATGGGGTTACGGAGCGACAGGAGTGATATCTGTCGCAAGCAACCTGGTTCCCGGTTTAATGCGAGAACTCATAATTGGTGGTGAGAATCCGGCGCTGAATTCTAAGCTCATGCCTCTTGTTGAATGGCTTTTTTGCGAGCCAAACCCCATCGGTTTGAACACAGCTCTTGCTCAACTCGGAGTTGCTCGGCCGGTTTTCAGGTTACCATATGTACCTCTCCCTTTGAAGAAGCGGATGGAATTTGTCAATTTGGTGAAGGGAATCGGTCGAGAGCACTTTATTGGAGACAAAGATGTTCAGGTTCTTGATGATAATGACTTTATCTTAATTGGTCGTCATTAA
- the LOC107485446 gene encoding protein FAR1-RELATED SEQUENCE 5-like, giving the protein MSSCSRTIPGLDASGEENFDGFGDTGDIDATESLLDIGMETEEEELGEESPNEEDGEQNGSAEHVVFGRAQILEMEFANPDEACRFYEQYSRAKGFAMRQGKKLKNRKGEIVRYTYLCNREGFRDRKWLEMQDRKREHKVVTRCGCQAEMRIKQKAESNNWYVSRFVDEHNHDLLPAKFVSYLPAYRKISDVDRAHMESLRQVGISIPKIYESIAAQAGGFNLVPFTKRDMYNVVRRQRAMQSGDVNAALQYFNVCARRDDNMYWQYQVGAEQNMCDLFWSDGRSQDDYKLFGDVLAFDATYGRNKYNLPVIVFSGVNHHNQTCVFGAAMVSSETQASYVWVLSKFLECMGGKAPKAVITDGDKSMRFAIQEVFPEAHHRLCAWHLLKNATVNVCKPRFTTLLRNCMLADVEVEEFERQWEAMMDECLVREVEWVKDLYTKKMAWATAYIRGCFYAGLRTTSRCESLHAKMGRFVERRYGILDFVTNFQRCVEFLRDNEEELDFRSLYGSPVLQTQFPELEKSGAVNYTREIFLRFREALKSSVRVTIVECKKLEDRTVYVTQKYRRPQSRWTVAHHFGTDSFFCSCMRMESFGLPCVHILAVLVQLDIGYLPKSLVLQRWSKTAKVEIEGPSIMNEPGEANEVYRSRMGAFLQHCKRLARVACMRESDFKSCLDRIVEETYVLEMKNGVGTAAQGSAAGGQDGVRDPVAVRTKGTGRAQEPFGCRGIKRRKCSNC; this is encoded by the exons ATGTCTTCTTGTAGCAGAACGATCCCTGGACTGGATGCTTCTGGGGAAGAGAATTTTGATGGATTCGGCGATACTGGAGATATCGATGCAACG GAATCACTACTGGACATTGGGATGGAAACAGAGGAAGAAGAGTTGGGGGAAGAATCACCCAATGAAGAGGACGGTGAACAGAACGGCAGTGCTGAACATGTAGTGTTTGGTCGTGCACAGATATTGGAGATGGAGTTCGCAAACCCGGATGAGGCGTGTCGTTTTTATGAGCAATATAGTCGAGCAAAGGGTTTTGCGATGCGTCAAGGAAAGAAACTAAAGAATAGGAAGGGTGAAATCGTGCGATACACGTATTTGTGCAACAGAGAAGGATTCAGAGATAGAAAATGGCTTGAGATGCAGGATCGAAAGAGGGAGCACAAGGTTGTTACTCGATGTGGATGTCAGGCAGAGATGAGGATAAAGCAGAAAGCCGAGAGCAACAATTGGTATGTGTCTCGTTTTGTTGATGAGCATAACCACGACCTTCTCCCGGCAAAGTTTGTGTCATACCTGCCAGCATATAGGAAAATATCCGATGTTGATAGAGCCCACATGGAGAGTTTGAGGCAGGTTGGAATTTCAATTCCCAAAATTTACGAGTCTATTGCCGCCCAGGCTGGGGGTTTTAACCTAGTTCCGTTCACAAAGAGAGATATGTATAATGTCGTTAGGCGGCAACGAGCAATGCAAAGCGGCGATGTGAATGCCGCGTTACAGTATTTCAATGTTTGTGCAAGGAGAGATGATAATATGTATTGGCAGTACCAGGTTGGGGCTGAGCAAAATATGTGTGATCTGTTTTGGAGCGACGGGCGTAGTCAGGATGATTATAAGTTATTTGGTGATGTTTTGGCATTTGATGCGACTTACGGGCGAAACAAGTACAATTTGCCAGTGATAGTGTTCTCCGGGGTGAACCACCATAACCAGACATGTGTCTTTGGCGCAGCCATGGTGTCTTCCGAAACACAAGCATCGTATGTGTGGGTGTTGAGCAAGTTTTTAGAGTGCATGGGGGGGAAAGCACCGAAGGCAGTCATCACTGATGGGGACAAGTCAATGCggtttgccattcaggaagtgtTTCCAGAAGCTCATCACAGGCTCTGTGCGTGGCACCTACTAAAAAATGCAACTGTGAATGTGTGCAAGCCTCGATTCACAACTCTGCTTAGAAATTGCATGCTTGCCGACGTGGAGGTGGAGGAGTTTGAAAGGCAATGGGAGGCAATGATGGATGAGTGTCTTGTTAGGGAAGTAGAGTGGGTAAAGGATTTATACACGAAGAAGATGGCATGGGCTACCGCTTACATACGCGGTTGCTTTTATGCTGGCTTGAGGACGACATCACGATGTGAGTCACTGCATGCAAAGATGGGGAGGTTTGTGGAGAGGCGATATGGAATATTGGATTTCGTGACGAACTTCCAACGGTGTGTTGAATTCTTGAGAGATAATGAGGAAGAGCTTGACTTTAGGTCGTTGTACGGGAGCCCGGTTCTTCAAACTCAGTTTCCGGAGCTAGAGAAGTCTGGTGCAGTGAACTACACGAGGGAAATATTCTTGCGTTTTAGAGAGGCCCTAAAAAGTAGTGTTCGGGTTACTATCGTGGAGTGCAAGAAATTGGAGGATCGGACAGTTTATGTGACACAAAAGTATCGCAGGCCGCAATCCAGGTGGACTGTTGCCCACCACTTTGGGACGGATTCCTTTTTTTGTAGTTGTATGAGGATGGAGTCGTTCGGACTACCTTGCGTTCACATACTTGCAGTGTTGGTCCAGTTAGACATAGGTTATCTTCCAAAAAGCCTGGTGTTGCAACGGTGGTCGAAGACAGCCAAAGTTGAGATCGAGGGCCCTTCCATCATGAATGAACCGGGTGAAGCGAATGAGGTATATAGGAGCCGCATGGGTGCTTTCCTGCAGCATTGTAAGCGGTTGGCAAGAGTTGCGTGTATGCGAGAGAGTGATTTCAAGAGCTGCTTGGATAGGATAGTTGAGGAAACTTATGTGTTGGAGATGAAGAATGGTGTTGGGACCGCTGCCCAAGGGAGTGCCGCCGGTGGCCAAGATGGAGTGCGTGATCCTGTTGCAGTTCGGACTAAGGGAACAGGGCGTGCGCAAGAGCCTTTTGGTTGTAGGGGCATAAAGAGGCGTAAGTGCAGCAACTGTTGA